In Labrus bergylta chromosome 1, fLabBer1.1, whole genome shotgun sequence, one genomic interval encodes:
- the pold4 gene encoding DNA polymerase delta subunit 4 isoform X2, with amino-acid sequence MTTKHRLITDSFKVVKKARRGTKRGKRSPPPSPPPQEEAETKSVREEELQQLKQFDLDWRFGPCTGISRLQRWERAKLHGMNPPEEIRELLLQTQIDSEYTQSLWSDYPL; translated from the exons ATGACGACCAAGCACAGGCTGATAACTGATTCATTTAAAGTGGTGAAGAAGGCGAGGAGGGGGACCAAACGAGGGAAGaggtctcctcctccttctccgcCTCCACAGGAAG AAGCTGAAACTAAATCGGTCCgagaggaggagctgcagcagctcaaaCAGTTTGATCTGGACTGGAGATTTGGGCCGtgcacag GTATCAGCCGGCTGCAGAGATGGGAGAGAGCAAAACTTCACGGAATGAACCCACCTGAGGAGatcagagagctgctgctgcagacacaaaTCGACTCCGAGTACACCcagag CCTGTGGAGTGATTATCCTCTGTGA
- the si:dkey-28b4.8 gene encoding sarcoplasmic/endoplasmic reticulum calcium ATPase 2, which yields MDNAHTKTVEEVLGFFSVNESTGLSCEQLKKNRERWGPNELPAEEGKSLWELVLEQFEDLLVRILLLAACISFTLAWFEEGEGTITAFVEPFVILLILIANAIVGVWQERNAENAIEALKEYEPEMGKVYRQDKKSVQRVRARDIVPGDIVEVAVGDKVPADIRLTSIRSTTLRVDQSILTGESVSVLKHTDPVPDPRAVNQDKKNMLFSGTNIAAGRAIGVVVATGVQTEIGKIRDEMASTDPERTPLQQKLDQFGEQLSKVISVICVAVWAINVGHFNDPVHGGSWLRGAVYYFKIAVALAVAAIPEGLPAVITTCLALGTRRMARKNAIVRSLPSVETLGCTSVICSDKTGTLTTNQMSVYRMFVVDSVSGERCRLNEFSVTGSTYAPEGEVYKDGSLVKCSQYDGLVEMASICALCNDSSLDYNEAKGAFEKVGEATETALCCLVEKMNVFDTDLRGLSPSERATACCSVIKQLMRKELTLEFSRDRKSMSVFCSSNKLTRSASGAKMFIKGAPESVLERCNYVRVSGTSRVPLSAAVREQLLSNVREWGSGRDTLRCLAMATRDAPPDIHSLNLENSAGFCNYESDLTFVGCVGMLDPPRKEVLTAVRMCRQAGIRVIMITGDNKGTALSICRRVGIITEQEEEDGSGFSGGLTGREFDELPPHIQRQACRTARCFARVEPAHKSRIVEYLQSLGDITAMTGDGVNDAPALKKAEIGIAMGSGTAVAKSASEMILADDNFSTIVAAVEEGRAIYNNMKQFIRYLISSNIGEVVCIFLTAALGMPEALIPVQLLWVNLVTDGFPATALGFNPPDLDIMSRPPRSPKEPLISGWLFLRYLIIGCYVGAATVGAAAWWFMAAHDGPKLTFFQLSHYLQCSEGHVEFAGVQCSVFESPYPMTMALSVLVTIEMCNALNSLSENQSLLKMPPWSNPWLVGAICLSMALHFLILYVDPLPVVFQIRPLSWPQWVVVLKMSIPVILMDEVLKFLARNFIEPGSQIQSLEEEEEELQRTGASTGLVGAVVTRLRQSVKGVSWSFVMISAPLIIWIFSLDSDITNIFWE from the exons ATGGATAATGCTCATACTAAGACGGTGGAGGAGGTTTTGGGCTTCTTCAGCGTGAATGAGTCTACAGGTCTGAGCTGTGAGCAGCTGAAGAAGAACAGGGAGAGATGGGGGCCCAACG AACTGCCAGCTGAAGAGG GAAAGTCACTCTGGGAGCTGGTCTTGGAACAGTTCGAGGATCTGCTGGTCCGCATCTTGCTGCTCGCTGCGTGCATCTCCTTT ACCCTGGCATGGTTCGAAGAAGGAGAGGGGACGATCACAGCCTTTGTTGAACCCTTcgtcatcctcctcatcctcatcgcCAATGCTATCGTTGGAGTATGGCAG GAGCGTAATGCAGAGAACGCCATCGAGGCACTGAAGGAGTACGAGCCTGAGATGGGAAAGGTTTACCGACAAGACAAGAAGAGCGTCCAGAGAGTCCGAGCCCGAGACATCGTCCCTGGAGACATTGTGGAAGTCGCTG TGGGTGATAAGGTCCCCGCGGACATCAGGCTGACGTCCATCCGCTCCACCACCCTGAGGGTGGACCAGTCCATTCTGACGGGGGAGTCTGTGTCGGtgctcaaacacacagatcCTGTACCTGATCCCCGAGCTGTCAACCAGGACAAGAAGAACATGCTCTTCTCT GGGACCAACATTGCAGCGGGGCGAGCCATCGGCGTTGTCGTGGCAACAGGGGTGCAGACAGAGATCGGGAAAATCCGGGATGAGATGGCCTCCACTGACCCTGAAAGAACCCCGCTGCAGCAGAAACTGGACCAGTTTGGAGAACAGCTGTCAAAG GTGATCAGTGTGATCTGTGTGGCCGTTTGGGCGATCAACGTGGGACACTTTAATGACCCGGTGCACGGAGGCAGCTGGCTGAGAGGAGCTGTTTACTACTTCAAGATCGCTGTCGCCCTCGCTGTAGCTGCAATACCTGAAG GTCTCCCTGCTGTCATAACGACCTGTCTGGCTCTGGGCACGAGGAGGATGGCGAGGAAGAATGCCATCGTCCGCAGCCTGCCGTCAGTGGAGACGCTGGGCTGCACCTCAGTGATCTGCTCGGACAAGACGGGAACTCTGACCACCAACCAGATGTCCGTCTACAGG atgtTTGTTGTAGACAGTGTGTCAGGAGAGCGCTGCCGACTGAACGAGTTCTCAGTGACTGGATCTACTTACGCCCCTGAAGGGGAAGT TTATAAAGATGGCTCCCTGGTGAAGTGCAGTCAATATGATGGATTGGTGGAGATGGCCTCCATCTGTGCTCTGTGCAATGACTCATCACTAGACTACAATGAG GCAAAGGGAGCATTTGAAAAGGTCGGGGAGGCCACAGAGACCGCCCTCTGCTGTCTGGTGGAGAAAATGAACGTGTTTGATACTGACCTGAGAGGACTGAGTCCGTCTGAGAGAGCTACAGCCTGCTgctct GTGATAAAGCAGCTGATGAGGAAGGAATTGACGCTGGAGTTCTCCAGAGACAGGAAGTCCATGTCTGTCTTCTGCTCTTCCAACAAACTCACCCGCTCTGCATCTGGAGCCAAAATGTTTATAAAG GGAGCTCCAGAGAGCGTGTTGGAACGCTGCAACTACGTCCGTGTCAGCGGCACATCCCGTGTGCCTCTGAGCGCGGCGGTTCGAGAGCAGCTCCTGTCCAATGTGCGGGAGTGGGGATCAGGAAGAGACACACTGCGCTGCCTCGCCATGGCAACAAGGGACGCACCCCCTGACATCCACAGCCTGAACCTGGAGAACTCAGCTGGCTTCTGTAACTACGAG TCTGATCTGACCTTTGTGGGCTGTGTGGGCATGTTGGACCCGCCCAGGAAAGAAGTCCTCACTGCGGTCCGAATGTGTCGGCAGGCTGGCATTAGAGTCATCATGATCACAG GTGACAACAAAGGCACCGCCCTGTCGATCTGTCGCAGGGTTGGCATCATcacagagcaggaggaggaggacggctCAGGGTTCAGCGGGGGTCTGACGGGCCGAGAGTTTGATGAGCTGCCTCCTCACATTCAGCGTCAGGCCTGCAGGACGGCCAGGTGCTTCGCCCGGGTCGAACCGGCACACAAGAGTCGCATAGTGGAGTACCTGCAGAGCCTGGGTGACATCACGGCCATG acgGGTGATGGGGTGAATGACGCGCCGGCGCTGAAGAAGGCCGAGATCGGCATAGCTATGGGCAGCGGCACGGCCGTGGCAAAGTCGGCTTCAGAGATGATCCTGGCTGACGACAACTTCTCCACCATTGTGGCTGCTGTCGAGGAGGGCAGAGCCATTTACAACAACATGAAGCAGTTCATCAGATACCTGATCTCCTCCAACATCGGAGAGGTCGTCTG TATTTTTCTGACCGCTGCGCTCGGCATGCCTGAAGCTCTTATCCCGGTCCAGCTGCTCTGGGTAAACCTGGTCACCGATGGTTTCCCGGCTACCGCTCTGGGCTTCAACCCTCCAGACCTGGACATCATGTCCCGCCCTCCCCGCTCCCCCAAAGAGCCTCTGATCTCTGGCTGGTTGTTCCTCCGCTACCTCATTATTGGAT GCTATGTTGGAGCAGCGACTGTCGGAGCAGCGGCCTGGTGGTTCATGGCAGCACACGATGGACCCAAACTTACCTTCTTTCAGCTG TCTCACTATCTGCAGTGCAGTGAAGGACATGTTGAGTTTGCTGGTGTTCAGTGTTCAGTCTTTGAGTCGCCTTACCCCATGACCATGGCGCTGTCCGTCCTGGTTACCATAGAGATGTGCAACGCCTTGAACAG TCTCTCCGAGAACCAGTCCCTGTTGAAGATGCCTCCCTGGTCGAACCCCTGGCTGGTGGGCGCCATCTGCCTGTCCATGGCTCTACACTTCCTCATTCTTTATGTCGACCCCCTGCCG GTGGTATTCCAGATCCGCCCTCTGTCGTGGCCTCAGTGGGTGGTGGTCCTGAAGATGTCGATCCCCGTCATCCTGATGGACGAGGTGCTTAAGTTCCTCGCCCGAAACTTCATCGAGCCAGGAAGCCAGATCCAG TCgctggaagaggaggaggaggagctgcagaggacAGGGGCGAGCACGGGATTGGTAGGTGCCGTGGTGACGAGGCTGCGTCAGTCAGTGAAGGGCGTGTCCTGGTCGTTCGTCATGATCTCTGCGCCTCTGATAATCTGGATCTTCAGCCTGGACTCTGACATCACCAACATCTTCTGGGAGTGA
- the pold4 gene encoding DNA polymerase delta subunit 4 isoform X1 — MTTKHRLITDSFKVVKKARRGTKRGKRSPPPSPPPQEAEAETKSVREEELQQLKQFDLDWRFGPCTGISRLQRWERAKLHGMNPPEEIRELLLQTQIDSEYTQSLWSDYPL; from the exons ATGACGACCAAGCACAGGCTGATAACTGATTCATTTAAAGTGGTGAAGAAGGCGAGGAGGGGGACCAAACGAGGGAAGaggtctcctcctccttctccgcCTCCACAGGAAG CAGAAGCTGAAACTAAATCGGTCCgagaggaggagctgcagcagctcaaaCAGTTTGATCTGGACTGGAGATTTGGGCCGtgcacag GTATCAGCCGGCTGCAGAGATGGGAGAGAGCAAAACTTCACGGAATGAACCCACCTGAGGAGatcagagagctgctgctgcagacacaaaTCGACTCCGAGTACACCcagag CCTGTGGAGTGATTATCCTCTGTGA